In a single window of the Aridibaculum aurantiacum genome:
- a CDS encoding T9SS type A sorting domain-containing protein: protein MKIFYLLFLTIAIATSASAQWRKVEQLPARDFYNIAYANGTLYAGGSNRVYTSINDGLTWDSSAIISADIPSVDDFIIFENNWFVGTYGSGVYKSANLGRSWQNITTGIDSYINEFCIFKGHLYASTDNGGVYQLAENKTSWRPFMNGFTWTTSSSIASNGALMVASGGANGSIFKYHESAGQWQEHLVKGQLAPGMNVSDIVSVNDTLYAATSAGVYSSTNGENWTNTGQLKNGHHVVMANLRQAIFAIVNYGLGDVTIYKKPKEAQPMQPWEIIEQHQNSFVYETAVSQKNLWQARLDGLYFRPLIEYGVTPPWDEPTPDIQFKIGKFFPNPTKQKFQVEIQVKEDITTSLFITNAAGQIVHYPFLQKPLKKGANLLTIDNPLPAGIYYVTIELEGKKYTRKLVVI, encoded by the coding sequence ATGAAAATCTTTTACCTGCTATTTCTTACAATAGCTATTGCAACTTCAGCCAGTGCTCAATGGCGAAAAGTAGAACAACTACCTGCACGTGATTTTTACAATATTGCTTATGCGAATGGTACATTATACGCAGGTGGTTCAAACCGCGTCTATACAAGTATCAATGATGGGCTTACGTGGGATTCTTCTGCTATTATTTCAGCCGATATACCTTCAGTAGATGACTTTATCATTTTTGAAAACAACTGGTTTGTAGGCACCTATGGTAGTGGCGTGTACAAGAGCGCTAACCTTGGGCGCAGCTGGCAAAACATAACAACTGGCATAGATAGTTACATCAACGAGTTCTGCATCTTTAAAGGACATTTGTATGCCAGCACAGATAATGGCGGCGTATATCAGCTTGCTGAAAACAAAACAAGTTGGCGTCCTTTCATGAATGGTTTTACTTGGACCACATCTTCAAGTATAGCAAGCAATGGCGCATTGATGGTTGCATCGGGTGGTGCCAACGGAAGCATTTTTAAATACCACGAATCAGCTGGGCAATGGCAGGAGCACCTGGTAAAAGGACAGCTTGCTCCCGGCATGAATGTATCTGATATAGTTTCAGTAAATGACACTTTATATGCTGCAACTTCTGCCGGTGTGTATAGCAGCACCAATGGTGAAAACTGGACAAATACCGGGCAATTAAAAAATGGGCACCATGTAGTAATGGCCAACCTCAGGCAAGCAATTTTTGCCATAGTAAATTATGGGCTAGGTGATGTGACCATTTATAAAAAGCCTAAGGAAGCACAACCGATGCAGCCTTGGGAAATTATAGAACAGCATCAGAATTCATTTGTTTACGAAACAGCAGTATCGCAAAAGAACCTGTGGCAGGCAAGGTTAGATGGTTTATATTTTCGCCCGTTGATAGAATATGGAGTTACGCCGCCGTGGGATGAACCGACACCTGATATCCAGTTTAAGATCGGCAAGTTTTTCCCAAACCCAACGAAGCAAAAGTTCCAGGTGGAGATACAGGTAAAAGAAGACATCACAACATCCTTATTTATAACAAACGCTGCAGGGCAAATTGTCCATTACCCATTCCTGCAGAAGCCTTTGAAAAAAGGAGCTAACCTGCTTACTATTGACAATCCACTTCCTGCAGGAATATATTATGTAACCATAGAACTGGAAGGAAAGAAGTATACAAGAAAGCTGGTAGTGATTTAA
- a CDS encoding DUF2279 domain-containing protein has protein sequence MKWIIAFLCTVLSSGVSYGQVGADSLQTAIADTVLSIYQEKDDASSDKSNTSDSSIHVLQGCFGCSKAPNEFTRQYPYNKQRIKLITAAKIVGYGGTMTALYFAWYKNYPQSGFHFFNDNHEWKQIDKVGHAYSAYIAGYGSMEMWRWAGLNRKQRIWIGGMSGAVYLTAIEILDGFSTEWGWSWGDFAANVAGSGLLVGQELAWNEQRIRYKFSFHKRDYKDPELNNRADKLFGSSIPSRMLKDYNSQTYWLSGNLKSFFPNSNLPPWLNVAVGYGANGMFGAESNLAIKDGVVTFDRRDIKRYRQWYIAPDIDLSRIRTNNKILRLAFGVLNAFKFPAPSLELSNGKLQVNWLHF, from the coding sequence ATGAAGTGGATTATAGCATTCTTATGTACTGTTTTATCGTCAGGTGTTAGTTATGGCCAGGTTGGAGCAGATAGCCTGCAGACAGCAATTGCAGATACTGTTCTTTCCATCTATCAAGAGAAGGATGATGCTAGTTCTGATAAAAGTAATACTTCAGATTCTTCCATACATGTTTTGCAGGGCTGCTTTGGATGCTCCAAAGCACCCAATGAATTTACACGGCAGTACCCTTATAATAAACAACGTATCAAGCTAATAACTGCAGCAAAAATTGTTGGATATGGAGGCACCATGACAGCCTTATATTTTGCCTGGTATAAAAACTACCCTCAGTCAGGCTTTCACTTTTTTAACGACAACCACGAATGGAAACAAATTGACAAAGTGGGCCATGCATATAGTGCATATATAGCAGGTTATGGTAGTATGGAAATGTGGCGGTGGGCCGGGCTGAACAGGAAACAAAGAATTTGGATAGGTGGAATGAGTGGAGCCGTTTACTTGACTGCCATTGAAATACTGGATGGATTCAGTACCGAATGGGGCTGGAGCTGGGGTGACTTTGCGGCCAATGTAGCAGGGAGTGGTTTGCTAGTAGGCCAGGAATTGGCATGGAACGAACAACGCATCAGGTACAAATTCTCTTTTCACAAAAGAGATTATAAAGACCCTGAATTGAATAACCGTGCGGATAAATTATTCGGCAGCAGCATCCCTTCACGTATGTTGAAGGATTATAACTCGCAGACCTACTGGTTGAGTGGCAACCTAAAATCTTTCTTTCCAAATTCTAATTTACCACCATGGTTAAACGTAGCTGTAGGTTATGGTGCAAATGGAATGTTTGGCGCTGAAAGCAATCTTGCCATAAAGGATGGTGTGGTCACTTTTGATCGAAGGGATATTAAGCGTTATCGCCAGTGGTATATAGCACCAGATATTGATCTATCCAGGATCAGAACGAATAACAAGATCCTCCGGCTTGCATTTGGTGTGCTGAATGCATTTAAATTCCCGGCGCCTTCACTGGAACTATCTAATGGAAAACTGCAGGTAAACTGGCTTCACTTCTAG
- a CDS encoding solute symporter family protein produces MIYEVSYIALAFFLTFVGLVLGLSFYFARKTRSASSYFAAGGQIHWAVNGIAFAGDYLSAASFLGICGMIATFGFDGFLYSIGFLAGWIVALFLIAEPLKRLGKYTFTDALNSKFKSRAITLTAAISTLIVSIFYLIPQMVGAGDLITPLLGFPHWVGVVMVGLVVIIIVASAGMTSTTYVQFLKGGLLLLLSTILTIYILRNGLSLNPAQHNQAYHSFVKIDPVVSEDKVVSAGDWNIISQHDVRGKQFVKLEKDGTTKWFSLAGKEGSFQLQEALSISQDASGVTLYNGLPRAQAKFFQVGHISKIIVDGKEVEQTGPVGPFEFLSTIQNSEVIRFNEVKLTDEGQRVSLFVQTPTPGNLFLLPGLKYKIGKGASMWSRMDFISLMLALFLGTAALPHILIRYYTVKSQRDARKSTILAIAAIGIFYVFTLYMGLGAAVNGVLDVESSNMAAPLLARSFGVVLFAIISAVAFATILGTVAGLIIASSGAIAHDLYSNYFNKKMDDKSQVKVGKIAAFGVGVFAIALGIAFKGMNVSFLVGWAFSIAASANLPAILFLLFWKRTTAKGIAASIVVGIVASLGIILTSPTMWDRYGLDPATAMHKLDNPAIISFPLAVLTVYLVSMFAGKREVVATQAA; encoded by the coding sequence ATGATCTATGAAGTTTCTTATATAGCACTGGCTTTCTTCTTAACCTTTGTTGGCCTCGTTCTGGGCCTATCCTTTTATTTTGCCCGTAAGACACGCTCTGCCTCTTCATACTTTGCTGCTGGAGGCCAGATACATTGGGCAGTAAATGGAATTGCCTTTGCTGGCGATTATCTTTCTGCTGCGTCTTTCTTAGGAATCTGTGGTATGATAGCCACCTTCGGCTTCGATGGTTTCCTGTATTCCATAGGTTTCCTTGCCGGCTGGATAGTAGCACTGTTCCTGATAGCAGAGCCACTAAAGCGATTAGGCAAGTACACGTTTACAGATGCATTGAATTCAAAATTCAAATCACGTGCTATCACACTAACTGCTGCTATCAGCACCCTTATCGTTTCTATATTTTACCTGATACCGCAAATGGTGGGCGCCGGTGATCTTATAACACCTTTGCTAGGTTTCCCGCATTGGGTAGGCGTGGTAATGGTTGGGCTGGTAGTGATCATCATCGTGGCCAGCGCAGGTATGACATCCACTACTTATGTGCAGTTTCTTAAGGGGGGCTTGCTGCTATTATTATCTACCATTCTTACTATTTACATACTTCGGAATGGCTTGTCGCTTAACCCTGCACAGCACAATCAAGCTTATCATTCATTTGTAAAAATAGATCCTGTAGTAAGTGAGGATAAAGTGGTAAGCGCAGGTGATTGGAATATTATTTCGCAGCATGATGTAAGGGGAAAGCAGTTTGTAAAACTGGAAAAAGATGGAACTACAAAGTGGTTCAGCCTGGCAGGTAAAGAAGGCAGTTTTCAACTACAGGAAGCGCTGTCTATTTCGCAAGATGCCAGCGGTGTTACATTGTATAATGGTCTTCCACGTGCACAGGCTAAGTTTTTCCAGGTGGGTCATATAAGTAAAATAATAGTAGATGGAAAGGAAGTGGAGCAAACTGGTCCGGTTGGTCCATTTGAATTCTTATCAACTATTCAGAACAGCGAAGTAATCCGCTTCAACGAGGTGAAGCTAACAGATGAAGGGCAGCGCGTATCCCTTTTTGTTCAAACACCTACTCCAGGAAACCTCTTCTTGCTTCCCGGCCTGAAGTATAAGATTGGCAAAGGTGCAAGTATGTGGAGCAGGATGGATTTCATATCGTTGATGCTTGCTCTCTTCCTTGGAACGGCTGCACTTCCACACATACTTATCAGGTACTATACTGTTAAATCGCAACGTGATGCACGTAAGTCTACCATACTTGCCATTGCAGCTATTGGTATCTTCTACGTGTTCACGCTTTATATGGGCCTGGGTGCAGCAGTAAATGGTGTACTGGATGTGGAGTCAAGCAATATGGCAGCGCCGCTACTGGCTCGCTCGTTTGGTGTTGTGCTGTTTGCTATTATATCTGCTGTGGCTTTTGCAACCATTTTAGGTACAGTAGCAGGATTGATTATAGCCTCCAGTGGAGCTATAGCACACGATCTTTATTCCAATTATTTCAATAAGAAAATGGATGATAAGAGCCAGGTAAAAGTTGGTAAAATAGCTGCATTTGGTGTTGGTGTTTTTGCCATCGCACTTGGAATAGCGTTCAAGGGAATGAATGTTTCCTTCCTGGTGGGATGGGCTTTTTCTATTGCAGCTTCGGCTAACCTGCCAGCTATCCTATTCCTCCTTTTCTGGAAGAGAACAACAGCCAAAGGAATAGCCGCTTCCATAGTAGTAGGAATAGTCGCATCGCTTGGTATCATTCTCACCTCGCCTACTATGTGGGACAGGTACGGATTGGATCCTGCAACAGCCATGCATAAACTAGATAACCCGGCTATTATTTCTTTCCCGCTGGCTGTTCTTACTGTTTACCTAGTGTCTATGTTTGCTGGTAAACGTGAAGTAGTAGCCACACAAGCAGCTTGA
- a CDS encoding DUF485 domain-containing protein produces MRHEPAVVLDEDLAAKRKASLGIRFFFIYLFFYAGFVIIGVFNYELLATEVAGGINLALVYGIGLILFAVILGIIYNFLCSRYEDEMNKEGEA; encoded by the coding sequence ATGCGCCATGAACCAGCTGTAGTTTTGGATGAAGATCTCGCAGCAAAAAGAAAAGCCAGCCTCGGCATTCGCTTCTTTTTTATCTACCTATTTTTTTACGCCGGCTTTGTTATCATCGGCGTATTTAATTATGAATTGCTGGCAACCGAAGTGGCAGGTGGAATTAACCTGGCCCTGGTGTATGGCATTGGGCTTATCCTATTTGCAGTAATACTCGGCATCATCTATAACTTTCTTTGTTCACGCTACGAAGACGAAATGAATAAGGAGGGTGAAGCATGA
- a CDS encoding glycerophosphodiester phosphodiesterase family protein — translation MEAKNALSTPARHPSFDLQGHRGCRGIMPENTWAAMKTALDMGVTTLEMDVVITKDKQVVLSHEPWFSHQVTTKPGGGYILPAEEKDFNIYNFTYEQVKQFDVGLKPHPRFPQQQKIAAVKPLLSEIFQEVQQYMLVAKRPYPFFNIEIKSLPEHDGVFHPEPAAFVELVMQVIKDNQQEKMVNLQSFDMRPLQFINKHYPAISTALLVEDDDTKPVEQQLKELGFTPKIYSPHFSLVTIELVKKCHDLNMKIIPWTVNDKSTFIQLKEMKVDGIITDYPALGLE, via the coding sequence ATGGAAGCCAAAAATGCTTTATCTACACCTGCAAGACATCCGAGTTTCGACTTGCAGGGACATCGTGGTTGCCGCGGCATCATGCCTGAAAATACATGGGCAGCTATGAAAACGGCTTTGGACATGGGTGTGACTACTTTGGAAATGGACGTAGTTATCACCAAAGACAAACAAGTTGTACTATCACACGAACCATGGTTCAGTCACCAGGTAACTACTAAGCCTGGTGGTGGCTATATACTGCCTGCGGAAGAAAAAGATTTTAATATTTACAACTTTACCTACGAGCAGGTAAAACAATTTGATGTAGGGCTTAAGCCACATCCCCGGTTTCCACAACAACAAAAAATAGCAGCAGTTAAACCTCTGCTTTCCGAGATTTTTCAGGAGGTGCAGCAGTATATGCTGGTGGCAAAACGGCCTTATCCTTTCTTCAACATAGAGATCAAATCATTGCCTGAACATGATGGCGTTTTCCATCCCGAACCAGCTGCTTTCGTAGAACTGGTGATGCAGGTGATAAAAGATAACCAACAGGAAAAAATGGTCAACCTGCAATCATTCGATATGCGACCACTGCAGTTCATCAACAAGCATTACCCAGCTATTTCTACTGCCTTGCTGGTGGAAGACGATGACACCAAACCTGTAGAACAACAACTAAAAGAACTAGGCTTTACGCCTAAAATTTATAGCCCGCATTTTTCATTGGTTACTATCGAACTGGTAAAGAAGTGTCATGATCTAAACATGAAGATCATTCCCTGGACAGTGAACGACAAAAGCACTTTTATCCAACTGAAGGAGATGAAGGTGGATGGTATCATCACAGACTATCCCGCACTTGGTTTGGAATAG
- the hutU gene encoding urocanate hydratase: MTTTTRNYDPVKYKTPTGSQLNCKGWIQEAALRMLLNNLDPAVAERPDDLIVYGGRGKAARDFESLDRIIRSLKDVENDETLLIQSGKPVGILKTHKDAPRVLLSNSQLVPNWANWKHFTELEQKGLMMYGQMTAGSWIYIGSQGIVQGTYETFAAVADKHFGGTLAGTLSVTAGLGGMGGAQPLAVTMNSGVCLVAEVEEWRIDKRLETRYLDEKYLDIDDAIDRALQAKKEEQAVSIGVLCNAVQLLQRLLERNINVDVLTDQTSAHDPLIGYIPHTLSNEQANVLRTENPEQYMELAYDSMRLHVELMLQLQAAGAVTFDYGNNIRARAKERGLEEAFDFPGFVPAYIRPLFCEGKGPFRWAALSGDPADIAVTDELIMNLLPENKSMIRWMNMAKERIAFQGLPARICWLGQGERERAGLAFNELVRTGKVKAPIVIGRDHLDTGSVASPNRETEAMKDGSDAVADWPILNALINTAGGASWVSLHHGGGVGMGYSIHAGMVIVADGTADAEERLKRVLRNDPGMGVIRHADAGYETAAEVAKEHGLDLKERIG, encoded by the coding sequence ATGACTACTACAACAAGAAATTACGATCCTGTAAAATATAAAACGCCGACAGGTTCACAACTGAATTGTAAGGGTTGGATACAGGAAGCAGCTTTACGCATGCTCTTAAACAATCTTGATCCTGCTGTAGCGGAACGGCCGGATGACCTGATAGTATATGGCGGCCGCGGAAAAGCTGCCCGTGATTTTGAAAGTCTTGATCGCATTATTCGTTCTTTAAAAGATGTAGAAAATGATGAAACACTGCTGATACAAAGTGGCAAACCCGTTGGTATTTTGAAAACGCATAAAGATGCGCCACGTGTACTATTATCTAATTCTCAACTGGTGCCTAACTGGGCCAACTGGAAACATTTTACCGAACTGGAGCAAAAGGGACTAATGATGTATGGCCAGATGACAGCTGGCAGCTGGATCTATATTGGTTCGCAGGGTATAGTGCAGGGTACATATGAAACTTTTGCTGCAGTAGCGGATAAACATTTTGGAGGCACGCTTGCAGGTACATTAAGTGTAACGGCCGGTCTTGGTGGTATGGGTGGAGCACAGCCATTAGCTGTTACCATGAATAGTGGTGTATGTCTTGTAGCCGAAGTAGAGGAGTGGCGTATTGACAAAAGATTAGAGACGCGCTACCTGGACGAAAAATACCTTGATATTGATGATGCAATTGATCGTGCATTACAAGCCAAAAAAGAGGAACAAGCGGTAAGCATTGGTGTATTGTGCAATGCCGTGCAACTGCTGCAGCGTCTGCTGGAAAGAAACATAAATGTGGATGTTCTAACAGACCAAACCAGTGCGCATGATCCATTGATTGGGTACATTCCTCATACACTTTCCAATGAACAAGCCAATGTGCTGCGGACCGAAAATCCTGAACAATACATGGAGCTGGCGTACGACAGTATGCGGCTTCACGTAGAGCTGATGCTGCAACTACAGGCTGCCGGTGCTGTTACTTTTGATTATGGTAATAATATACGCGCAAGGGCAAAGGAGCGTGGGCTGGAAGAAGCTTTTGATTTCCCTGGATTTGTACCTGCGTACATCCGTCCGTTGTTCTGCGAAGGCAAAGGACCTTTCAGGTGGGCTGCACTTAGTGGCGATCCTGCTGATATTGCTGTTACAGATGAGTTGATCATGAACCTTCTCCCGGAGAACAAAAGCATGATCCGGTGGATGAATATGGCGAAAGAACGTATTGCATTCCAGGGGCTGCCGGCACGCATTTGCTGGCTTGGCCAGGGTGAAAGAGAAAGGGCAGGTCTTGCTTTCAACGAATTGGTAAGAACAGGTAAAGTGAAAGCACCTATTGTCATTGGAAGAGATCATTTGGATACAGGTTCTGTAGCCTCACCCAATCGCGAAACAGAAGCCATGAAGGATGGGAGTGATGCTGTGGCTGACTGGCCAATTCTGAACGCGTTGATAAATACTGCTGGTGGAGCTAGCTGGGTAAGCCTGCATCATGGTGGTGGCGTAGGTATGGGCTATAGCATTCATGCAGGAATGGTAATAGTTGCTGATGGCACCGCCGATGCAGAAGAACGACTAAAGCGTGTGTTAAGGAACGACCCGGGTATGGGTGTGATAAGACATGCCGATGCAGGGTACGAAACCGCCGCGGAGGTTGCTAAAGAGCATGGGCTCGATCTGAAAGAGCGAATTGGCTAA
- a CDS encoding phytanoyl-CoA dioxygenase family protein codes for MQAVEGLSANGTASATSQYDIAQIMGGIYGDGFIALKGAFSREWVSQLHEDVLALYEDALQRPGGAVGRGPKRHYVEIHPESLRGFVDLAMHSWVVAVCEAVLGPEYKIVEIGFDVPNPGSMDQPWHRDFPAPDDTIFGRRLNSLAFNLTTVDVTPDMGPFEIAPGTQWDLPTGFQHEMFPPKENYPRYQQRAQKKMPQMGDISARSALTIHRGTANQSNISRPALVLGVDAPGANNAERHDLQFTREYYEQLPETLKQHLTCRVVDKLEPIVQAHTIEGLMMGEA; via the coding sequence ATGCAAGCAGTAGAGGGTTTATCAGCAAATGGAACGGCTAGTGCTACTTCTCAATACGATATAGCGCAGATAATGGGTGGGATCTATGGTGATGGATTTATAGCATTAAAAGGTGCATTCAGCCGGGAGTGGGTATCGCAGCTTCATGAAGATGTTTTAGCCCTATACGAAGATGCTTTACAACGCCCGGGAGGAGCTGTTGGCAGAGGTCCTAAAAGGCATTATGTAGAAATACATCCTGAAAGCCTGCGTGGCTTCGTTGATCTTGCTATGCACTCATGGGTAGTCGCTGTTTGCGAAGCAGTACTTGGGCCGGAATATAAGATTGTTGAAATAGGTTTTGATGTTCCCAATCCCGGTTCAATGGATCAGCCGTGGCACCGTGATTTTCCTGCTCCCGATGATACCATATTCGGCAGGCGCTTAAACTCACTCGCCTTCAATTTAACAACGGTTGATGTAACACCAGATATGGGGCCTTTTGAAATAGCACCCGGTACGCAGTGGGATCTGCCTACAGGTTTCCAGCACGAGATGTTTCCTCCTAAAGAAAATTACCCGCGGTACCAGCAACGTGCTCAGAAGAAAATGCCTCAAATGGGAGATATTTCTGCACGTTCGGCACTAACCATTCATCGTGGTACTGCTAATCAATCCAACATTTCACGGCCTGCTTTGGTACTTGGTGTTGATGCTCCTGGTGCCAACAATGCTGAACGTCATGATCTTCAATTTACAAGGGAATATTATGAACAATTGCCGGAGACCCTAAAGCAGCATCTTACCTGCAGGGTAGTGGATAAACTGGAGCCAATTGTTCAGGCACACACCATTGAAGGATTGATGATGGGAGAGGCATAG
- a CDS encoding arginase has protein sequence MKNIKLIEVPSEIGAGTRGASMGIDAIKIAALDFMSNFFVHFPSEKIPTENNILFEPIASPYAKRIKGIAAMYEKVSKAVMESIKSNFFPVVLSGDHSIAGATIAGIKMAKPNSKLGVIWIDAHADLHTPYTTPSGNMHGMPLASALAEDNTENAVHELDDETRKQWNALKNLGKISPKILGEDIVFISLRDFEKEEKALIEKYGMKVITSNEVRRKGPENIVRSAIRYLSDCTDIYVSFDVDCLDSSISKGTGTPVSNGLREREAEDLVSKFMQNRKICCFEITEVNPTLDKENLMAEIAFNILQRSVNVLMMN, from the coding sequence ATGAAGAATATTAAATTAATTGAAGTTCCATCGGAGATAGGTGCGGGTACACGCGGAGCAAGTATGGGTATTGATGCAATAAAAATTGCAGCACTGGATTTTATGAGCAACTTCTTTGTTCACTTCCCTTCTGAGAAGATTCCTACGGAAAACAATATACTTTTTGAACCCATAGCATCACCTTATGCAAAACGCATAAAAGGCATTGCGGCTATGTATGAGAAAGTGAGTAAGGCTGTAATGGAATCCATAAAAAGTAATTTCTTTCCGGTGGTGCTGAGTGGCGATCACAGCATAGCAGGCGCTACCATAGCAGGTATAAAAATGGCCAAGCCAAATTCTAAACTTGGTGTTATCTGGATAGACGCTCATGCTGACCTTCATACGCCGTATACCACACCTTCTGGCAATATGCACGGCATGCCGCTGGCTTCGGCTCTGGCAGAAGATAATACAGAAAATGCTGTTCACGAACTGGATGATGAAACCCGCAAACAGTGGAATGCTTTAAAGAACTTAGGCAAGATCAGTCCTAAGATCTTAGGTGAAGACATCGTTTTTATTTCGCTGCGCGATTTTGAAAAAGAAGAAAAAGCGCTGATAGAAAAGTATGGCATGAAGGTGATCACCAGCAACGAGGTGCGCCGCAAAGGCCCAGAAAATATTGTTCGTTCTGCCATTCGTTACTTAAGCGATTGTACTGATATATATGTCAGCTTTGATGTGGACTGTCTAGACTCTTCTATCTCGAAAGGTACAGGAACACCTGTAAGCAATGGACTAAGAGAACGTGAAGCAGAAGACCTTGTAAGCAAGTTTATGCAGAACCGCAAGATCTGTTGTTTTGAAATAACAGAAGTTAATCCTACGCTGGATAAAGAGAACCTGATGGCTGAGATAGCTTTTAATATTCTGCAGCGTAGCGTGAATGTGTTGATGATGAACTGA